In the genome of Syngnathoides biaculeatus isolate LvHL_M chromosome 14, ASM1980259v1, whole genome shotgun sequence, one region contains:
- the LOC133512356 gene encoding zinc finger C3H1 domain-containing protein isoform X5: MDAESAGRVQTDDVELEDGEICDDDGEESSAARRGEGRRSRPLRGPRPPYMAHPPADFRHMMAYDVHGAQCGPDRPHAPCPPLPPPPPPPAGLAPMCGGPGPRPSFWERSHGALGRFRHRTVPNGGRGAWNRGTWAGPRPPMGRYGPGENSHNRNESPGRKQKPLGRNLPRRAPAKCGTGAESFEDLLSKYKQIQIELECIRKEESMALEAEVQGAEGNVQVVEPKVQGSEVRAQRAEAKVPGTKKGPAQAVPLPQESAQIRAQNKKSFQAFNIKPLRVKLFTPPSLDTKAEEERKAMQAEPEAPAADEVAEAYVCCGKDAKDDCKTPGGESSASSDDVFICLDELDSQVEEEDLSELQLRLVALQSASRKWHQKEQQAMKKSREPAAAVAAAKPRPADRRTRTRSKPQDRERDKAKPGPRERPKTVARTPSDRSRGKSTGPASAGKQAVRKRQLRTWKLQRKHDDDDEWHKREDEIRKIRDLSNQDEQYKRFMKLVGGKMHSSPKVRGGEARKSSTGRTGPDGAGNLYQYDNYDEVAMETDSEPGSPARPPLTAEDPAASFPLPPLYETPFAACAPPPPPPLPPPTSDPTPPPKPPFADEEEEEEMLLRETCLMSMASKRVVTAEQEPFWSGPPSPSAAPPAGLEQPARGNLSAVSLNTMTTQRGNKFTRGGASRAPLLLPRHKSVVVSLNESDDSDSDLEVAAQGMFGGLEFMIKEARRTAEVNATKSKGASEKENNPMRTPDALPEAKKAEYRFLREELASREKQKASHPDAGSAAAVDPAVPSPGSEAERRLLKQRELLSRDETLLKNLLQQQLKKSESLKAAESKAARLREQTQAAEKIVLANKTLLKKIQEQVRRVEHRVSIKKTLAARLEQELLWTRKATGREPKRKAGAVHKPARKLQRVDAANHFAALMAQKQRLQQLESEYAQKIQQLKEAQALRNKAAPTERRLKPVSLPDPKVSLTGSPGPPQPSLHDLTQDVLVLESEDAPEADDLEPERPETQIAAPEAAYPRPRRRSFRRSDATKPNLEQPSSAPAPVPVGPPAAKPVESSEDGPVAAGPDLEALRRQHRQRPGLAELVLEELTGLGEPHKTEEEANVPKSTKVKLKVKMLTADAEASPSACWPNGLVPLRPYRSPLLVFKSYRFSPYYRTKEKLSLSSATYSNAIRPQRCFCRFDLTGTCNDDGCSWQHVRSCALTGNLLFQDVLSYNLSLIGCSDASSDGQVGSAAGGRSLAHASEKYMSKLLGPHRGGMAADQTAVFLVSKVNESRRHVPPFTTWKGKRKWRPSALSEQNADGDCEEDASGEERPSRTSDVHVSRLDACVTSEDKRYFLSDTDDICKLESGVSDNPGDTQLWIKLAFKYLRQDDTPPSECLEAALNTLSRALEHNCDHPEVWTHYLTLFSRRGHRDEVQEMCQMAVEHAPHRSVWWNYLSLASTFEGKDSVCERLLHFLRAEAACGSVSEERSFQLLEAVLYRVHLNVFTGRSEAALAIFRDALKDAGHHGIAERLRPGHRALAWLAYIHLKEFGRLPAALYDPLESGPSGLVGADPFLLPWRSASDVRTPHEELIGLFEEGVRRCGDDSLSPSERTLACLPLHTNFLFLHRLLGRFEEAVSSCEVLLEACPTSCVLQDVLCELLVRSGKADGAAASWLAALAKCPDDAEVFYHCCRFLMAQDKWSVVTPLFRGFVSSLCDGESAHVAPVHILRSVLGLPTDGAQLSAVARKDLEDRLHRQRSFLHLLHCRWHWLHGSTEDALDAFERALGSAVSRHELHRLWTDYLRYCSVRAAERLPDLVLRCLGTVPARLEVPFDSTHFWTSYRFHNEVVALYLSCVDASQHAALLERLHYTMPANVALALRLMRQEAHEGNLEHVRFQARMLTASAPKCLPAWNIAIAAETELKQPTEARRVVQQALQNLPLCAHLWKRLLQLEACVGGAGAADRVGRVLTRAREAGVTLAEPLAAAQTDTV; this comes from the exons ATGGACGCAGAGTCGGCGGGTCGGGTCCAGACGGACGACGTCGAGCTAGAAGACGGGGAAATTTGCGACGATGACGGCGAGGAGAGCTCCGCCGCCcggcggggggaggggaggaGAAGCAGGCCTCTGCGGGGTCCGAGGCCGCCCTACATGGCCCACCCTCCGGCGGACTTTCGCCACATGATGGCCTATGACGTCCACGGAGCCCAGTGCGGACCGGACCGACCGCACGCTCCCTGCCCTcccctgccgccgccgccgcccccgccggcCGGGCTCGCTCCGATGTGCGGGGGGCCCGGTCCGCGGCCCAGTTTTTGGGAGCGGAGCCACGGCGCTCTGGGGAGGTTCAGACACCGAACCGTACCGAACGGAGGACGGGGGGCCTGGAACCGGGGAACCTGGGCCGGCCCCAGACCCCCCATGGGTCGGTACGGGCCCGGAGAGAACAGTCACAACCGGAACGAGTCTCCCGGCAGGAAAC AGAAGCCGCTCGGAAGGAATCTGCCAAGAAGAGCGCCGGCGAAGTGCGGCACTGGCGCCGAGTCCTTCGAGGATCTGCTGTCCAAGTACAAGCAGATCCAGATCGAGCTGGAGTGCATCCGCAAGGAGGAGAGCATGGCGCTGGAAGCTGAGGTGCAGGGAGCGGAGGGCAATGTTCAAGTGGTGGAGCCCAAGGTGCAGGGGTCAGAGGTCAGGGCTCAGAGGGCGGAGGCCAAGGTTCCGGGGACGAAAAAGGGTCCCGCGCAAGCCGTCCCGCTGCCCCAGGAGTCCGCCCAGATTCGGGCACAGAACAAGAAAAGTTTCCAGGCGTTCAACATCAAACCCCTGCGTGTCAAACTCTTCACGCCGCCCAGCCTGGACACGAAAGCCGAGGAGGAGCGAAAAG CGATGCAGGCGGAGCCGGAGGCCCCGGCGGCAGACGAGGTCGCGGAGGCGTACGTTTGTTGCGGCAAGGACGCAAAGGATGACTGCAAAACCCCCGGCGGGGAGTCGTCCGCCTCCAGCGACGACGTCTTCATCTGTCTCGATGAG CTGGACTcgcaggtggaggaggaggacctgTCGGAGCTCCAACTGCGTCTGGTCGCCCTGCAGTCGGCCAGCAGGAAGTggcaccagaaggagcagcaggCGATGAAGAAGAGCAGAGaaccggcggcggcggtggccgCCGCCAAGCCCAGGCCCGCCGACCGCAGGACCAGAACCAGGTCCAAGCCTCAGGACAGGGAGCGAGACAAGGCCAAGCCCGGGCCCAGAGAGCGGCCCAAGACCGTGGCTAGAACTCCTTCGGACAGAAGCAGAGGCAAGAGCACGGGCCCAG CCTCGGCGGGCAAACAGGCGGTGAGGAAACGGCAGCTGCGCACGTGGAAGCTTCAGCGGAagcacgacgacgacgacgaatgGCATAAACGAGAGGACGAAATCCGCAAGATCCGCGATCTGTCCAACCAGGACGAGCAGTACAAGCGCTTCATGAAGCTGGTGGGCGGCAAGATGCACAGCTCCCCCAAG GTCAGGGGTGGAGAGGCGAGAAAGTCGTCCACCGGTAGGACGGGCCCGGACGGCGCAGGAAACCTCTACCAGTACGACAACTACGACGAGGTTGCCATGGAGACGGACAGTGAACCCGGTTCCCCAG CACGTCCTCCTCTAACCGCAGAAGACCCGGCGGCGTCTTTCCCTCTGCCCCCGCTTTACGAGACG CCCTTCGCCGCCTGCGCCCCTCCCCCGCCGCCTCCCTTGCCCCCTCCGACCAGCGATCCGACGCCCCCTCCCAAGCCGCCGTTTGctgacgaggaagaggaggaggaaatgcTGCTCAGGGAGACCTGCCTCATGTCCATGGCCAGCAAGCGGGTGGTGACCGCAGAG CAGGAGCCGTTCTGGAGCGGTCCCCCGTCCCCGAGCGCGGCGCCCCCCGCTGGCTTAGAGCAGCCCGCCAGAGGAAACCTTAGCGCCGTCAGCCTCAACACCATGACGACGCAGCGTGGCAACAAGTTCACGCGAGGAGGAGCTTCCAGGGCGCCGCTGTTG cTGCCACGTCACAAGTCAGTGGTGGTGTCTCTGAACGAGTCGGACGACAGCGACTCGGACTTGGAAGTCGCGGCGCAGGGGATGTTCGGCGGCCTGGAGTTCATGATCAAGGAAGCCCGAAGGACGGCAGAGGTCAACGCCACAAAGTCCAAAGGCGCGTCAGAGAAGGAGAACAATCCGATGCGGACCCCCGATGCTTTGCCCGAGGCCAAGAAGGCCGAGTACCGCTTCCTCAGGGAGGAGCTCGCCAG CAGGGAAAAGCAGAAGGCGTCCCACCCCGACGCCGGTTCGGCGGCCGCCGTCGACCCCGCCGTCCCGTCCCCGGGGAGCGAAGCCGAGCGCAGGCTGCTGAAGCAAAG AGAGTTGCTCTCGCGAGACGAGACGCTGCTGAAGAACCTCCTGCAGCAGCAGCTGAAGAAGTCCGAGTCGCTCAAGGCGGCCGAGTCCAAGGCGGCCAGGCTGAGGGAACAGACGCAGGCTGCCGAGAAGATCGTGCTGGCCAACAAGACGCTCCTCAAGAAGATTCAGGAGCAG GTGCGCCGCGTGGAGCACCGCGTGTCCATCAAGAAGACGCTGGCGGCCCGCTTGGAGCAAGAGCTGCTTTGGACTCGGAAGGCGACGGGGAGAGAACCCAAACGGAAAGCCGGAGCTGTCCACAAGCCG GCCAGGAAGCTTCAGCGGGTGGATGCCGCCAATCACTTTGCAGCACTGATGGCTCAGAAGCAGCGTCTGCAGCAACTGGAGTCCGAATACGCTCAGAAGATCCAGCAGCTGAAGGAGGCCCAGGCCCTGCGCAACAAAGCGGCGCCGACCGAGCGGCGTCTCAAACCGGTCTCGCTTCCTGACCCCAAAGTTTCCCTTACGGGGTCCCCGGGACCGCCTCAGCCCTCCCTGCACGACCTCACCCAAGACGTCCTGGTGCTGGAGAGCGAGGACGCCCCCGAAGCGGACGATCTTGAGCCGGAGCGCCCCGAGACGCAGATCGCCGCCCCCGAAGCGGCGTACCCTCGCCCTCGGCGCCGCTCCTTCCGCCGCTCCGACGCCACCAAACCCAACCTGGAACAGCCGAgctccgcccccgcccccgtccCCGTAGGTCCGCCCGCCGCCAAACCAGTCGAAAGCTCTGAGGACGGACCTGTCGCCGCGGGTCCGGATTTGGAAGCGCTGAGGCGCCAGCATCGACAGCGGCCCGGGCTGGCAGAGCTGGTCCTGGAGGAGCTGACTGGACTGGGGGAGCCACACAAAACGGAGGAAGAGGCGAACGTGCCCAAAAGCACCAAG GTGAAGTTGAAGGTGAAGATGCTCACAGCGGACGCGGAAGCAAGTCCAAGCGCGTGCTGGCCCAACGGGCTGGTTCCTTTAAGGCCTTACCGCAGTCCTCTGCTGGTCTTCAAATCTTACAG GTTCAGCCCGTACTACCGGACCAAGGAGAAGTTGTCCCTGAGCTCGGCCACCTACAGCAACGCCATCCGGCCCCAACGCTGCTTCTGTCGCTTCGACCTGACGGGGACGTGCAACGACGACGGCTGCTCATG GCAGCACGTCAGGAGCTGCGCGCTGACGGGGAATCTCCTCTTCCAGGATGTTCTGTCGTACAACTTGTCTCTGATCGGCTGCTCGGACGCCAGCTCTGACGGCCAAGTCGGCTCCGCCGCAGGTGGGCGGAGCCTCGCCCACGCGTCCG AAAAATACATGAGCAAGCTGTTGGGTCCGCACAGAGGCGGAATGGCGGCAGACCAGACGGCCGTCTTCCTGGTCAGCAAAGTCAACGAGAGCCGTCGTCACG TGCCGCCCTTCACCACCTGGAAGGGCAAAAGGAAATGGAGGCCATCGGCGCTGAGCGAGCAGAACGCCGACGGGGACTGCGAGGAGGACGCGTCGGGGGAGGAGCGGCCGTCCAGAACCTCAG ACGTGCACGTGAGCCGGTTGGACGCGTGCGTGACGTCTGAGGACAAGCGTTACTTCCTCAGCGACACGGACGACATCTGCAAGCTGGAGAGCGGCGTGTCGGACAACCCCGGAGACACGCAGCTGTGGATCAAGCTGGCTTTCAAATACCTCCGCCAAGACGACAC GCCGCCGAGCGAGTGTTTGGAGGCGGCCCTCAACACGCTGTCTCGCGCGCTGGAGCACAACTGCGACCACCCCGAAGTGTGGACGCACTATCTGACGCTCTTCTCCCGCCGAGGACACCGCGACGAAGTGCAGGAGATGTGCCAGATGGCCGTGGAGCACGCGCCCCACCGCAGCGTCTGGTGGAAC TATCTGAGCTTGGCGAGCACGTTTGAGGGGAAGGACTCCGTCTGCGAGCGTCTCCTCCACTTCCTGCGGGCCGAGGCGGCGTGCGGGTCCGTGTCCGAGGAGCGCTCCTTCCAGCTTTTGGAGGCTGTGCTTTACCGCGTCCACTTGAACGTCTTCACGGGCCGCTCGGAAGCCGCCCTCGCCATCTTCCGG gacGCCTTGAAGGACGCCGGCCATCACGGCATCGCCGAGCGGCTCCGACCGGGCCACCGGGCGCTGGCCTGGTTAGCGTACATCCACCTGAAGGAGTTCGGCCGCCTCCCGGCCGCCCTGTACGACCCGCTGGAGTCGGGCCCGTCCGGGCTGGTCGGCGCCGACCCGTTTCTGTTGCCCTGGCGGTCGGCCAGCGACGTCCGAACGCCGCACGAGGAGCTCATCGGGCTTTTCGAAG AGGGCGTCCGCCGGTGCGGTGACGATTCTTTGAGTCCGAGCGAGAGGACATTGGCGTGCCTGCCGCTGCATACCAACTTCCTGTTCCTGCACAGGCTGTTGGGCAG GTTTGAGGAGGCCGTGTCGTCATGCGAGGTGCTGTTGGAGGCGTGTCCCACGTCGTGCGTCCTGCAAGACGTCCTGTGCGAGCTCCTCGTGCGCTCGGGGAAAGCGGACGGCGCCGCCGCCTCTTGGCTCGCCGCGCTGGCCAAGTGTCCCGACGACGCCGAAGTTTTCTACCACTGCTGCCGCTTCCTCATGGCTCAG GACAAGTGGAGCGTCGTCACGCCGCTCTTCCGAGGATTCGTCTCGTCTTTGTGCGACGGGGAAAGCGCTCACGTGGCGCCCGTCCACATCCTGCG GAGCGTGCTGGGTCTCCCGACAGACGGCGCGCAGTTGTCGGCCGTCGCGAGGAAGGATCTGGAAGATCGGCTTCATCGTCAGCGCTCCTTCCTGCACCTGCTTCACTG TCGGTGGCACTGGCTGCACGGGTCCACGGAAGACGCGCTGGACGCCTTCGAGAGGGCGCTGGGCTCAGCCGTGAGCCGCCACGAGCTTCACCGCCTCTGGACGGA CTACCTCCGCTACTGCAGCGTGCGAGCGGCCGAGCGTCTGCCCGACTTGGTCCTCCGCTGTCTGGGCACGGTGCCCGCCCGGCTGGAGGTGCCCTTTGACTCCACCCACTTCTGGACGTCTTACCGCTTCCACAACGAG GTGGTGGCGCTCTACCTCAGCTGCGTGGACGCGTCTCAGCACGCGGCGCTCCTGGAAAGGCTGCACTACACGATGCCGGCCAACGTCGCCCTGGCGCTCAG GCTGATGCGGCAGGAGGCCCACGAAGGAAACTTGGAGCACGTTCGATTCCAGGCCAGGATGTTGACCGCCAGCGCCCCCAAGTGTTTGCCAGCTTGGAACAT AGCCATCGCCGCGGAGACGGAGCTTAAGCAACCGACAGAG GCTCGCCGCGTTGTGCAACAAGCCCTCCAGAACCTTCCGCTCTGCGCTCACCTGTGGAAACGG CTGCTGCAGTTGGAGGCGTGCGTCGGCGGCGCGGGCGCAGCGGATCGCGTGGGCCGCGTGCTGACTCGCGCCCGAGAGGCGGGCGTGACTTTAGCGGAGCCGCTCGCCGCCGCTCAGACGGACACGGTTTGA